A stretch of DNA from Allomeiothermus silvanus DSM 9946:
TATCCCCCACAAATACAAAGTCCCCGGTGAGGAGGAAGCCTGGTTCACCCGCCGCCGCCCCGTCGGTGACCAAGAAAGACAGATGCTCGGGAGTGTGGCCGGGGGTGTGTACCGCCTTGACCCGCACGTTGCCTAGCCGGATCTCGTCACCGTCTCGGAGCAGTTGGTGCTTGAAGCCCTCCAGCCCACTGTACTTCCAGTATTCGTCTCCCTCATCCGAGAGGTAGAGGGTAGCCCCGGTGGCCTGGGCCAGCTCCCGCGCCCCCGAAAGGTAATCCGCGTGAATGTGGGTCTCGCTGACGGCCACGATCTTCAGGCCGTTTTTCCGAGCTTCCTCGAGGTAGGTGTCGATGTCTCGCTTAGGGTCTACCACCATGGCTTCGCCCGAAGCCTGACAACCGATCAGATAGCTCGCCTGGGCCAATCCTTCCTCGTAGATCTGTTTGAACAACATGGTTGCATGTTATACCCATAGGGGGTATACTGTCAAATATCCCTAGGGGGTATGATTCTCCAGGGAAACCCAAGGAGCTCACATGAACTTTTTGGACGAGAAAATCCAAGCCCAGGTACGGGAAGCGCTAGCCCCCATCCAAAATCCAGTAGAGCTAGTGGTTTTCAAAGGGAGTGGCCTTATCCTGCCTGGACAAGATGCACCGGGGATGCAAGAAGAGACCCTGGGTCTTTTAAAGGAAGTGGCGGCCCTCAACGAGCACCTCACGGTGGTGGAGAAGACCCTCTCCGACCCCGAAGCCCAAGCACTGGGCCTGAAGCTGGCCCCCACTATCCTGCTGCGGGAGGCGGGCTCGAGCCGCAGCAATATCCGCTTTATCGGCTTACCCGCCGGGTATGAGTTCAGCACCCTGATCGAGACCCTGCTCATGCTGGGTACCGGGATGAGCGGCCTAGGCGAGAAAAGCCAGGGCGAACTGCAGAAGATTACCCAGCCGGTGCGGATGCAAAGCTTCGTCACCCCCACCTGCCCCTACTGCCCCCGCGCGGTGCTTACCGCTTTCCGCTTCGCCTTCCACAACCCTAACGTGGTAGCTGAAGGCATCGAGGCCAACGAGTTCCCGCTGCTCTCAGCGCAGTACCGTATCTCCGGGGTGCCCGATACCCTCATCCTCGGGCAGGGGACGGAGCGGGTGCTGGGCGGGCAGCCCGAGCGGGTGTTCCTGGAGAGCACCCTAAAAGCCGCCGGAGTAGGGGTACAAGCGTGAAGCTGAAGCTTTCTCTGCTCGTCTTGGCCCTGCTGGGGCTGGTGGGCGCGATGGCCCAGGCTGGCTATCAAAACGTGAGCGTGCAGCAACTCCACCAGGCCCGGTCTCCCAAATTCATCCTGGATGTGCGGGAGCCTTACGAGTTCGCTGCCGGGCACGTCGCAGGAGCCAAGCTGATTCCCTTGGGGCAGCTTGCCCAGCGCGCTACGGAAATCCCCAGAAACATCCCGGTCTACGTGATTTGTCGCAGCGGCAACCGCTCCGCCCAGGCCAGTCGGATTTTGGTAAGCAAGGGCTTTAGCAACATTCACAACGTCCAGGGTGGCCTGCTGGCTTGGCAGGCTGCCGGGTATCCGGTTAGGCGATGAACTTTACCCCTGACGCGCTACGACTGGGGCCACTGGTCATCGAGTGGAGCCGCTTCTCGCTGATCTTGGGCTTGCTGGTCTTCCTGACCCTGGTGGGTCGGCTCCGGCAGCCCAGGCTGGAGGCCGCAGCCTGGCAAGCGGCGTTAGCTGGGGTGCTAGCAGCCCGGCTAGGATACGCCCTCGAGCATCCCCAGGCCTTTTTGCACAGTGGCCTCTTCCCCGCGTTGGTCGCCCTGGTAGACATTCGCAGCGGGGGCTTCGCCTGGGGGTGGGGGCTTCTTGGGGCAGGGCTCGTTGCCTTGTGGCGTTTGCGGGGAGAATCCCCCCGGCTTCTCCCCGCCGGAGCGCTGGCGGTGGGCATTGCCCTGATTCCCCAGTTGCTCAAACCCGTGCCTGGCCAAGCAGTTCAGGCCCTACCCCCAGGCTTACAGCTCGAGCGCCTAGCCCCCGACGGTAGCGTACAGCTGGTAGCTTGGAAGGACCTGCCTAAGCCGCTGCTGATCAACGTCTGGGCTAGCTGGTGCCCACCGTGCCGTGCAGAGATGCCGCTATTAGCGGAGTACGCCAAGCAGGGCTACCCCATCGTATTCCTGAACTCCGGCGAAGACGCTCCCACCGTGCGCGCGTACCTCGACGGGGTTGGCATCGGCACCGCTTACCTGGATGCTGGGGATGTGCAAAGAAGGCTCGAGGTCTCAGGTCTGCCCACTACCTTGCTCATCGGGGCCGATGGAAAGGTGAAAGCCCGACATTTGGGCAGCCTCAGCCGGGTCCAGTTGGTCGAGCTGTTGAACACATTCAAGGAAACCCCATGAAAACCGATGTGGAAAAACAAAGGGTGTTGAACCGTCTGCGCCGCCTAGAAGGCCAGGTGCGGGGCCTCAGCAAGATGGTCGAGGAGGATCGCCCCTGCACCGAGATCCTCACCCTGCTCGCAGGGATCCGCGGCGCGCTCGACGGAATTGGCGAGCTGGTGCTGGAAAACTTTCTGGAAGAGTGCCGCTCGAGCGGGCAGCAAGACCCCAAAACCGTCCTCGAGGCGGTGCGGCTTTTGCGGTGAAGGAGAGCCAGGGTTACGTATACTCCGGGGCGTAACCGGACCGTCCTCACATCCAGCATAATAGGACTTAGTATAAAATCTACGAATGATCCGGGAACCCTTCAATACCTATTCCCACCTTACCGGCGCGATTCTGGCCCTGGTAGGAACCATCGTGTTGCTTCTGCTCTCGCAGGGGGATACGGCCAAGTGGGTGGGGGCCTTGGTGTTTGGGGTCTCCATGACCGTGATGTACGTCTCCTCTTCGCTCTATCACGCCCTTAAGGTTTCGGAGAAAACCCTACAGGGCCTGCGCCGCCTGGATCACGCAGCTATATTTTTGTTCATCGCAGGAACCTACACCCCGGTGGTGTTACAGGGGCTCGAGCCCTCCTGGAAACCCTGGGCCCTGGGTATCGTGTGGGGATTGGCCGTGTTCGGGGTCTTCTTTCGGGTCTTCGTGCTCAAAGCCCCACGCTGGCTCTACACCCTCAGCTACGTGGGCCTAGGCTGGCTGGTGGTGTTCTTCTGGCCTAAGCTCGACCTCAATATTTGGGCCTTGGTCTGGCTGATCGCTGGGGGCCTGGCGTATAGCCTGGGTGCCATCAACTACGCCACCAAGTGGCCCGATCCCTGGCCTCAAGTAGTCGGCTTCCATGGCCTATGGCACCTCTTTGTGCTGGCTGGGAGCATCTTTATGTACCTGGCGGTGCTGGCGCTGTATTTGCAATAAGCCCCTTGGAAACTGCGCTAAAAAAGGCGACCCGGGACGGTGCAAGCGTCTTTTTGCCCCTTACCCCGCCACGACCTAAGCCCAGCCCCTGAGCACCTGCTTATTGTCCACGGCAACTAGGGAAAGATGAGGCTGATTCTCCCAAAGGTAGGAGCAAATGTCTCATAAATTGAGAACTTTCTTAGCCCTTTAGGCCATTTCTCATGAGAATGTCGTCTACCCTGCTAGCATGGAGTCTATGGAACAACCCCTGATCCTGATTGTAGAAGATGAAAAAGACATCGCTCGGTTTATAGAACTCGAGCTGCAAGCCGAGGGCTACCGAACCGAGGTAGCCTACGACGGCATCACCGGGCTTTCCCGATTTCGCGAGACCAATCCCAACCTGGTGGTCTTGGATTTAATGTTGCCGGTAATGGACGGCATCGAAGTAGCGCGGCGTATCCGCAAAACCTCTAACGTGCCCATCCTGATCCTTACCGCTAAAGACCGCGTGGAAGACAAAGTGGAAGGCCTCGACGCCGGGGCCGACGACTACCTGGTCAAACCCTTCTCCATTGAGGAGCTGCTGGCCCGCATCCGCGCCCACCTGCGCCGGGTGACCCCGGCTATCACCGGGGAGATCCGCGTTGCAGACCTCATCATCAACCTCGAGGGCCGCGAGGTCTACCGCTCGGGCCGCCGCATCGAGCTTTCCAACAAGGAGTTCGAGCTGCTGGAACTCCTCGCCAAGAGCCCAGGCAAAGTCTTCAGTCGCTTCGAGATCGAGGAGAAAGTCTGGCCCGGTTACCAAGGCGGCAGCAACGTGGTGGATGTGTACATCGGTTACTTGCGCAAGAAGCTCGAGGGCATCGGCGAGCGCCGCTTGATCCATACCGTGCGCGGTGTGGGGTACGTTCTCAGAGAGGATTGACGCAAACCGCACGATGCCTCGCCAACCCTTGGGCGTTAGGCGTTTGGTAGCCTTATGACCCTTCGCACCCGTGTCACCCTGCTCACCGTGGCCTTGCTGATGGCCTCGCTCACGCTCATCGGCGCGGTGGTATACGGGTTGCTGCAGGGTTTCCTCTACCGTAACCTGCGCAGCGAGATCCAGGCTTCCACCCAGCAGGTAATCCGCCTCATCGGAGAGCGGGTTCAGGTCGTGGACATTCTAAAATTAGCCCTGCCCGCCAACGTCTACTCGCAGATCGATTACGGGTTTATCCGCACCGGCAAACTCACCCTGCCGGATCTGCTGCAAGCAGTAGAGGTGGTCAAAGGCCCATTGCTGCAGCCCAACCAGCGTTTGGTGTTACCAAAAAGGGCTTACGAGGAGTTGCTTTCGAAGGGGGAAACTTGGACCACCTTGTCGCTGCCTCTCGAGCAAGGCGGGCGGATCAATTTGCTGGTCAACGCGGTGTTGCTCCAAGGAAGCAGTGGCGATTTCGTCATCTCGACGGTGGGCCGCCCTACCGAATCTATAGACTTCACCCTGGACCAACTGGCCCGCATCTATACCGCTACCGCCTTGATCGTGCTAATGCTGGGGGCCTGGCTGGCCTATCGCCTGATGAGCCGCACCCTCGAGCCCCTCGAGTGGGTGGCCAAGCGAGCTGAGCAGATGAGCGAACGTCCCGCCAAGCTGCCCGAACTCGAGGGCAACAACGAAGTGGCCGCTCTGGTACGGGCGTTGAACGGGATGCTGGCCCGGTTGGAGGAATCCTGGGAAACCCAGACCCGCTTCCTGGCCGACGCCTCGCACGAGCTGCGCACCCCGGTCACCGCGATTTTGGGCCACGTGAGCTATCTGCTGCGGCGTACCCCGCTTACCGAGCAGCAGAGAGAGAGCCTAGAGATCGTCAGGCGTGAGGGCGAGCGGATGAAGAAGCTGGTGGGGGATCTGCTCGAGCTTTCCAAGACCGGCGGGACCTGGCGGGTAGAGCTTTCCCCGGTGCATCTGCACACCCTCTTGGCCGAAATCGCTGAGGAGTACGGGCAGAGCTTCCCCCAGGGCGGAAGGATTCAGCTCGAGGTTCCTGAGGATTTGTGGGTACTAGGAGATGTAGAAAGGCTCCATCAGGTATTCGCCAATATGGTCTCTAACGCCCAGAAAGCCCAGGCTAGCGAGATTCGTCTGGTAGCTCGCGACCTACAAGAGCGGGTGGTGATCCGTGTCGAGGATAACGGAGAGGGCATTCCCCCCGAGCATCTCCCCCACCTCTTTGAGCGGTTTTACCGGGTGGATAAAGCCCGCGACCGCGAACGTGGGGGCAGCGGGCTGGGCCTCTCCATCGTGAAGGCCATCGTGGAGGCCCATGGGGGATCGGTGTGGGTGGAGAGCGAGGTAGGCCGGGGCTCGGTCTTCAGCGTCTCCCTGCGGAGGGCAGAAAAACAGTTGCCAACGTTGGTTTAAGGCTGGCCCTAGAAAGCCGTGACCACATGAACCCCATTCCAAGCGCTGCCGGTGAGGTGCTCAGCGGATACGCCGTCGCGCGTGCTTGGGGAAAGGCTACCCCATCCCACCCCTCCCTGCGGTCGGCGAAACAAACATCTCCCTACGGTCGGCGAAACAAACAGGTCGCTATTATCTCCCTCGCTTGAGCGCCCGCAACCGCGCGCCCGCCTCCTCGGCGGTGATCTCGCCTCGCTCGAGCGCACTCAAGATATCCGAGCGCTCCTTAGCGAAGTCGGGCTGGGGCGGTTCGGGCTCGTCAGGCATCTCGTAGCCTAGGGCGTACAGCATATCCTTGAAGCGAGCGCGCACGGTGGGGTACGAAACCCCCAGAATGCTCTCGACTTTTTTCAGGTTACCCCCGCTCTTGATGTAAAGCCGCAGGAACTCAAGCGGTTCGGGGGGTAGTAAGGCAAACTCGTTGGCCTCGTACTCGCCTTTGATCTCGGTGCGGCAGTCGGGGTTGGAGCAGACCAGCCCGCTCACCCGCAGCCGGCTACTGCAAGCAGGACAGGAAGTGGGCATCGGATAGATTCGCATTAGTTACCTCCTAAGACAGGGTCGGGCGAAGCGGCTGAGGTTTTGAGGGCCGAGCGCACCGGGCGTTGGAGCCAAGCCAGCGAAGCCAAGAGCATCAAAGCGCCCATCACGCCAAATATGCTGCGCACATCCATCACCGCCAGGAGGCCCGAGGTAGCCGCCAGACCGAGCGGCTGCACCCCCATGTTGAGCCCCTGCAACACCCCAAACACCCGTCCCATCATCTCCTTGGGGATGGTCTGCTGGGCCAAGGTCATAGCTTGCACGTTCATAAAAGAAGCCGCTACACCGAACCCGGCTAGCAACGTAAGCGCTACCACCATGTGGGGGGCCACTGCCAATAGGCCCACCCCCGCGGCTAGCCCCCAGGTGCCCAGCAAAAAGGTGAGAAAGGGGTTTTTCACCCGGATGAAGTTCATCACCACCAGCCCAACGAGCTGCCCCACCATCAAAGCCGCGGTCAGCAGGCCATAATCGGTGGCCCCGCCCCCTAGCTCCTTGGCATAAGGGGCGGCCAGCGCCCCGAAGGGAGCCAGGATCAGGTTGATCAGCATGGCGATAACGACAATCCAAAACACCACCGGGGTTCCCAGGATAAAGCGCACCCCCTCGCGCATGGCCCCCACTGGCTGCTGGTGCGCGATGGACGAGAACACCCGGGGCTCCCGGATGGGGATGAGCAGCAGCGCTGCCAACACGACCAGGCCCAGCCCGACCCACAAGGCCCCGGCCACCCCGATGAACCCGGTGGCAGCCCCGGCCAAGGCGAACGAAGCGGCCATGCCTAACGTGGTGGCCAGGCTCATCACCGCGTTACCCTGCTGGTACTGATTGGGCTCGAGCAGCAGGGGTTGCAAGGCCCCCAACGCCGGGCTCCGCAGGTTTCCGAAGAGCGAGGCCAACCCCACCAGCACATAAACCCCCCACAGGTTCAGGTTGCCGCTAGCGATCCCCCAGATCATCGCGAGTTGTACTAAGGCATCCGCGGCATAGGTGAGCTGGATCAGGCGTTTCTTGTGGCCCTGGTCAGCCCAGACCCCACCCAGGGGAGCCGCGATCAACGCCCCGATGGCCCCGATCAGGGCTACGGTGGCGACGAGGGAAGCCTGGCCGGTCTTCTCCAGCACCCACCACATCAGCGGCACTTCGGCAAACCCCAGGCTGAGGTTGCCCGCTACCCTCGAGGTAAGAAGCCAGCGGAAATCTATGTTCTTCAACGGATGGTTCATGAGAATGGTCCTAACTGGGTCGTTGCCCGGAGGCCACCCCTCGAGCTACCCCGACGCCACACTTCACCAAAGCCCGATCTTGACCGAGACCCCGCCCTTGGCCTCGATCTCGACTATGCCGAAGCTCTCGTAACCCCGCAATGCCGTGATGCTCTTAGCGAGCCCACGGGCAGCTTGTCGGGTTTGCTCCCCCCAGCTAACGCTACCCAAGGGTGCCACGACCTCTGAGCGGCTTTGGGCGAACAGCTTCCGCCCGTCTAAGACCCAGACGCTAGTCCACAGGGCGAGCTCGAGCAGGCTGAGGGGAACCACCAACATTAGCGGGATTTTTAGCTCTCGCGCCCGTATGCTCAGGTACATGAAGCGCGGACGCAGCAGCGGAAGCTTGCGGAAAAAGCCCCCGGAGCTACTTGGCTTGAATAGGGTTGCCATCATGTTTACCCCCTAGAGGGTGGGAGGGCGTAGGAGGCAAGTAAAAGCCTGCCCCTACCCCTCACCAACCGCTCAAACCACCTCCACGATCACCTTGAACGGCTCGCCGTCGTCGCTGCCCTCGATCTCGACCAAGCGGCCTTCAGGCAAGTCGCCCTTGAGCGAATCGAGCAGGCTGGAGAGGTCAATTCCCCGATCCTCCAGGTTTTCCCTGGCCTGCTCCGGCACGAAGTTGAGCGCGAACTTGGCCAGCGCCACCGGCACGTTTACCCGCACTTTGGCCTCCGCAGCATCCACCTGGATGCGCAACAGCCGGGCCGTGCCCGGCTGGACCCCGGGAGCCCCCGGCGGGG
This window harbors:
- the pdo gene encoding protein disulfide oxidoreductase, which encodes MNFLDEKIQAQVREALAPIQNPVELVVFKGSGLILPGQDAPGMQEETLGLLKEVAALNEHLTVVEKTLSDPEAQALGLKLAPTILLREAGSSRSNIRFIGLPAGYEFSTLIETLLMLGTGMSGLGEKSQGELQKITQPVRMQSFVTPTCPYCPRAVLTAFRFAFHNPNVVAEGIEANEFPLLSAQYRISGVPDTLILGQGTERVLGGQPERVFLESTLKAAGVGVQA
- a CDS encoding rhodanese-like domain-containing protein — encoded protein: MKLKLSLLVLALLGLVGAMAQAGYQNVSVQQLHQARSPKFILDVREPYEFAAGHVAGAKLIPLGQLAQRATEIPRNIPVYVICRSGNRSAQASRILVSKGFSNIHNVQGGLLAWQAAGYPVRR
- a CDS encoding TlpA disulfide reductase family protein, whose protein sequence is MNFTPDALRLGPLVIEWSRFSLILGLLVFLTLVGRLRQPRLEAAAWQAALAGVLAARLGYALEHPQAFLHSGLFPALVALVDIRSGGFAWGWGLLGAGLVALWRLRGESPRLLPAGALAVGIALIPQLLKPVPGQAVQALPPGLQLERLAPDGSVQLVAWKDLPKPLLINVWASWCPPCRAEMPLLAEYAKQGYPIVFLNSGEDAPTVRAYLDGVGIGTAYLDAGDVQRRLEVSGLPTTLLIGADGKVKARHLGSLSRVQLVELLNTFKETP
- a CDS encoding metal-sensitive transcriptional regulator — protein: MKTDVEKQRVLNRLRRLEGQVRGLSKMVEEDRPCTEILTLLAGIRGALDGIGELVLENFLEECRSSGQQDPKTVLEAVRLLR
- the trhA gene encoding PAQR family membrane homeostasis protein TrhA is translated as MIREPFNTYSHLTGAILALVGTIVLLLLSQGDTAKWVGALVFGVSMTVMYVSSSLYHALKVSEKTLQGLRRLDHAAIFLFIAGTYTPVVLQGLEPSWKPWALGIVWGLAVFGVFFRVFVLKAPRWLYTLSYVGLGWLVVFFWPKLDLNIWALVWLIAGGLAYSLGAINYATKWPDPWPQVVGFHGLWHLFVLAGSIFMYLAVLALYLQ
- a CDS encoding response regulator transcription factor — translated: MEQPLILIVEDEKDIARFIELELQAEGYRTEVAYDGITGLSRFRETNPNLVVLDLMLPVMDGIEVARRIRKTSNVPILILTAKDRVEDKVEGLDAGADDYLVKPFSIEELLARIRAHLRRVTPAITGEIRVADLIINLEGREVYRSGRRIELSNKEFELLELLAKSPGKVFSRFEIEEKVWPGYQGGSNVVDVYIGYLRKKLEGIGERRLIHTVRGVGYVLRED
- a CDS encoding sensor histidine kinase — protein: MTLRTRVTLLTVALLMASLTLIGAVVYGLLQGFLYRNLRSEIQASTQQVIRLIGERVQVVDILKLALPANVYSQIDYGFIRTGKLTLPDLLQAVEVVKGPLLQPNQRLVLPKRAYEELLSKGETWTTLSLPLEQGGRINLLVNAVLLQGSSGDFVISTVGRPTESIDFTLDQLARIYTATALIVLMLGAWLAYRLMSRTLEPLEWVAKRAEQMSERPAKLPELEGNNEVAALVRALNGMLARLEESWETQTRFLADASHELRTPVTAILGHVSYLLRRTPLTEQQRESLEIVRREGERMKKLVGDLLELSKTGGTWRVELSPVHLHTLLAEIAEEYGQSFPQGGRIQLEVPEDLWVLGDVERLHQVFANMVSNAQKAQASEIRLVARDLQERVVIRVEDNGEGIPPEHLPHLFERFYRVDKARDRERGGSGLGLSIVKAIVEAHGGSVWVESEVGRGSVFSVSLRRAEKQLPTLV
- a CDS encoding DUF2089 domain-containing protein; the protein is MRIYPMPTSCPACSSRLRVSGLVCSNPDCRTEIKGEYEANEFALLPPEPLEFLRLYIKSGGNLKKVESILGVSYPTVRARFKDMLYALGYEMPDEPEPPQPDFAKERSDILSALERGEITAEEAGARLRALKRGR
- a CDS encoding MFS transporter; translated protein: MNHPLKNIDFRWLLTSRVAGNLSLGFAEVPLMWWVLEKTGQASLVATVALIGAIGALIAAPLGGVWADQGHKKRLIQLTYAADALVQLAMIWGIASGNLNLWGVYVLVGLASLFGNLRSPALGALQPLLLEPNQYQQGNAVMSLATTLGMAASFALAGAATGFIGVAGALWVGLGLVVLAALLLIPIREPRVFSSIAHQQPVGAMREGVRFILGTPVVFWIVVIAMLINLILAPFGALAAPYAKELGGGATDYGLLTAALMVGQLVGLVVMNFIRVKNPFLTFLLGTWGLAAGVGLLAVAPHMVVALTLLAGFGVAASFMNVQAMTLAQQTIPKEMMGRVFGVLQGLNMGVQPLGLAATSGLLAVMDVRSIFGVMGALMLLASLAWLQRPVRSALKTSAASPDPVLGGN
- a CDS encoding SHOCT-like domain-containing protein, giving the protein MEDKKKIMDMVKEGKISIEQALKLLEALEPGEGPAGRGFAFTAPTPPGAPGVQPGTARLLRIQVDAAEAKVRVNVPVALAKFALNFVPEQARENLEDRGIDLSSLLDSLKGDLPEGRLVEIEGSDDGEPFKVIVEVV